Part of the Equus caballus isolate H_3958 breed thoroughbred chromosome 5, TB-T2T, whole genome shotgun sequence genome is shown below.
CAACCCAGTTTTCCAACCCAACTCTGAATCTTTTATCAAATTTGTCTTccgcaaatgttttctcccagtctatggcttgtcttctcattctcttgacagtgtcttttgcagagcagaagtttttaattttaatgaagtccagcttaccaATTATTTCTTTCCTGGATCCTGCCTTTGGTGCTGTATCTAAAAAGCCATCACCACcaaggtcatctcggttttctcctatgttaccttctaggagtttatagttttgtgttttacatttaggtttactATTCAtactgagttaatttttgtgaagtgtatgaggtctgtgtctagattcacttttttgcatgtggatgtccagttgttccagtaccattcattgaaaagaccatctttgctccattgttttgcctttgctcctttgtcaaagaccgcttgactgtatttatgtgggtctgtttctgggctctctattctgttccattgatctgtctgtctatTCTTTCTCCAGCACGTTGTCTTGATTTTTGTAGCTTTATGGCAAGTCTTGATGTCAGGTgatgtcagtcctctgactttcaATATTCAGAGCGCAGAAACTTGagcaagtaaaacaaaaatgtcGGATGGTGCGATTGTGTTGGAGGACCTGAGGACACAGACCCCATGACTCAACCCTACTGAACGTGACTTTTGATGTTTTACAGGGCTGAACACAATCAAACCCTTACTTATCCCTCCAGTTTCATCTTGCCCCACTCCCCCTCTCATCATTGGTCTCCAACCACATTGGCCTTGTTCCAGCTCCTTACACTTGTCCAGATTCCTCTCTCCTTGCAGCCTTTGCACACACTGTTTCCTCTGCTCAAAACGTTCTTCTCCCAACTCTGGCCCGGCCACCTGCCCTCATCCTCCACGTCTCAGGTCAGGCAGCCCTTTTGCATGAGGTCTTCCCTGTTGTGTCTGCTATTTATTCTCCTCTGTAGCTCCTATCAGAATGTTAATTGCattttaatctccatatattctCTGTAATTTCTCTAGGTTTACGAGGCGACGGGTTGTTTCTGCTTTGCTGCTTGTTGTGTCTCCTGCCGCTGACTTCTAGCAGTGGGCCGCAGAGAGATGTGCTCAAAAGTTACTTGCTCAGTGGATGCTTTATGTGTGCTGTCTTGATTGTTTCTCCTCACTTGTATAatgggaacatcttttcacatcaataaatataaatctatAAAGTCATTTTTAATGGCACCACAGTACTTTACAATAAGGATGATGACAATAGTAACTGCCATCTTTCTGTGAGCATTGCTACCTGCCAGGCCCTGTTGTAAGGGCTGGACATCTATTAACTCGTGTCATCTTCCCAAACCTCAGAGGGCAAGCGTGTGTatcgtccccattttacaaatggggagactgaggcatgGAAAAGTGAGGCAACCCTTCTCAGCATCTCATAGACAGTATCCTATGCCGTCAGGAGTGGAACCCAGGCCTTTGGACTCCAGATCTTGTGCTCCTAATCTTGACGTTATGTTGCCCACAACATTCTATTTCCGGTTGCCAATCCTCTTATCGACGTACATTTCAGTTACTTCTAACTTTGGGCCCCGCAGATACTGGAATTAACTCCCATTGTCTTTGTACAATGCTCCTATTGTACTTACAACTATTTTGCTGAGTTCCTCACTGGATTGAACATTTTCCTCCAGCAGCATGAACATGCTCCTACCCACGCACTTTGCACTTTTTAGTACTTACAAATTTAATGGGAGAAATAGAGCCACTTAATTTAGCAAATAACAATACAGGATGCTcagttgaatttgaatttcagataaataacaaataagtTTTTAGTATAGGTATGTCCCATGTAACACCTGGGACATACTCatactaaaataattatttgttgcttAATTGACATTCAAAATtgaattcaaattccaatttaactGGGTGCCCTGTGtttatctggcaactctaagGAGAAAAGAGGCATTTCATTTGAATTTGTCTGGCTACCTTGCAGTAACTGATCATTACAAAGTGTATTTAGGGAGCTGAATGCTGGATACCTTGACTATAAAAAGAATGATATGCAGTCTCTGCCATCAGCCGGCCTACTGTCTGATGTAGTTAAATCTGATGCACCGGGTTCCATGAGGGACGTTTAGCAccagaggggaggcagaggagattCCTAAGAGATTCTTAAAGGATGAACAGCGTTTAGAGGTGGTGGAGTATTTCGGGCAGGCGGGAGTGTAGGGTCAAGAGCAGACAGCTAACAAGCAGCGTGGACATCGGCGACCACACAGGTGATGAGGACGTTGCTGCAGCCCAACATGGGAGGCAGGGAGTGGCGAGAAATGAGCTTGCGGATTGATGTGGGAGCCAAGTCATGCACGTGGTTCACTGGATGTGCTCTGTTCCTGAGAAGAACAGGATGTGAAGCGGGTCAGCGACAGGGACCTCCTCTCTCTTGTCCAGATTAGCTGCCACTTGTTTCTGAGTTTCATTTCTGGTGCTGGCCCCTCCATGAACCTTTTCTGACCACCCCCTGATGGCTTGGGggctctccacagggctgctcggggccctgggcctgccgtgTCAAATGTTGACCACGTTGTGTCATCAACACCAGTTCACTGTCTCCCCCTGGGACTTCCTGAGGGCAGGCATCGTGTCTCCGCACCTCCATATCCACAGCCTTCCAAATCCGCTTCGGTCTTCCTGCCGCCCAAAGGTCTGCACAGGGGACGCTGCATCAGTGACGCCCACCTGGGCCACGTCTGCTACTCTGCTAAATCATATTCTGTCTCCAGGTGGTCCCCAATGCCCTGACCCTACTCAGTAGCCTCCCTGGAGGGACCGTCCTCCGTTAACAGTGGCCTGGAGGGGGACTTCCTCTCGCAGATCCCAGCATGTCCCAGGACAACTTCTGCCTCAGGAAGCATCCAGTGAGAGTGACTTCTGTGCGTGACCTCTCCTCAGAGTCCATCCTGCTGCTCACCCTGAGGAGCTCTattcggggtgggggggggtcctCATGGCCACCAACCTTGACTATTAACCCCTTGTCTTCCTTCAGATGCTCCTCCTCGCATGGGCCATTAGGTTTCAGAGGTAATTTGTTAGACCTCTGAACCGGCTTGATTTTGTGGGGTAGCTGCTGTACACAGCTCATACCCAGGGGCCGCTCTTACTTCCTCATTCTCAGTTTCTGGGGGGGGGGTCCTTTCCTGTCACTCCCAGGTGGCAGCTTTATCACAGTCCATCTTCACGTCTGCCTGGCTGCTGACCTTGCTGGGACCTCTTCCCACAGAGTAACTCTGCTCCAGCTTGGCACCTCCAAACCCAAGCCCATGTTGCCTCCCAGGGGCGCACTGCTCGGTTCCCGGCTCTCGTCCTCGGCGGCTCTGCATCTGCCTTCCTGCCGTGGCCTCGAGTCTCTCCAGGGTCAGGAGTTTCTATGGTTTAGCAACAAGAACTTGAGAGTCTGAAAAACCTGGCTGGCAGTCCCAGCCCAGGCGactctcattttattatttaatttaacccGCCCAAGAATCCCATGATGACTGCTACCATCTTTTGTTGACAGACAGTCTGTGGACatagaaaggttaaataattttttcagaaTTGCCCAGCTAGTGAGTGGGGTACGgggattcaaattctggcttccATGATCCCAAAGCCACCTCTTGCTGTCACGTCGTCTCCATGCAGGCACGGTGCGCTGGCCCAGGGCCAGGATCTCAGCTTCACGAGCTTCAGCTCCCCCCTCTCTCAGATGGAGTGAATAACAGGCTCATAGGAGCCACCTGTCCAGGTTGTTGTGAGAGTAAAGGGAATTATGTAAATGAGGCACCTGGCCCAGACCAACAGACGCTTCGTTCCGTCCACACTGTGTTCAGTGGGGCAGCTGCAAGGAAATACCAGCTGTGTCAGCCCAGCCCGCCCAGGGAGCTGGTTTCCAGAAGTGAGTGAATGAGGACTCTCATCCAACCATCAGGCCGAAATGGGCATGATCCCCACAGGCACCTGGGGCCTCCTCACGGATCAGGAAGATTTCATCCAGCAGGAGGGCCGGGACCTCCCCGGGGACCTGGGGGCCAGATCTCCACCAGCCTGTGGCAGCCCAGAAAGAGGGGACTGAACGACGTGGGAGAAGGCTCTTGTGGATAAAGCCACTTTTTGGTATTCCTTATCTCCCACCCCATCTGAGCATGCCCACGGCCCTGCTCTGAGTTACGAGGACATAAATCTCCATCACAAATTTATTGCCATCATTTATCAGCTCCTGTTGCTCAATGGCCACGTAGTTAATTTCAAAATGAAGTGGGGCTGTTTTCATTAATACGTTTGCGCTAACTACCTATCAAAACACTCAGAGACAATTAATACCACGTTGCTGAGGTACTGAACCAATAAATATCCCGTCTTGGCTTGTCTCTGGCAGATAAAAGGCATTAGACTCATCCCCTGTTTTACTAATATTCTCTCATTCCCTTCCTCTCCAGAGCAtcagaaacatttgcatttcagaaCGAGATGAATTAGCCTGTAGCATGAATTTAAAGGCTGTTGCTTCGTGACGTCTAAGCACTGCCTTCAGGATAAAGTAGCAACACAACGTGCCCGGAAGGAGGACGGAACATTCCCGAGGAGGACGCAACCTCAGGACCAGACCTTACAGCCTCACGGGCTTTCTGGGAGCCAACGCCTGGCCTCTGATGGGGCTGGAGGCCGGGCTGATCAGCATCCTGAACAGAGGGTGGCAGCTGGAGCCCACATTCCTTGCAGGCTCAAAATCTGGATCGACAGAATGTTCTAGATCTCCACGACTCTGGTGTCACATCAGGGATTCCTGGCATGTGGTCATTCGTTATTTACTGAGGCGTGACTCTCCTGTGGAGGCTGCTGTGGGAGGGTGGTTTTCTCTCTTTGGGGGGAGTCTTCCTGCCCTCAGCACCTCATCCCACCATTTCTCCCTCCATCGTTGATTTGTGGGCCTACTGTGTGCTAcctgccaccccagccccaggacaCAGCTTGGGCCTCTCGACCTGCAGGGAGCACGTTCATATCCCCTTTATTATTCTCTACGTGCCAGCATCAATAACTCTTAAGAGGTAATAAAAAACCGTGATTTTTGTGGAAAATAGTCCTGGAAAGAAATCCAGGTGGTGcgttaaaaaatttttattgctgtttcccCATCTTGCTTAAATAATATGTTCACCATGGCAAAAATCAGAAACTATGGGtaagcaaaaagaagataatTAGCCCCCTCCATCCCATGCCCGAGGTCACCACGGTGTCACCCTTGCCTCCCTGAGGCTCCCTCTTCCCATTCGCCCACTGGCCCCTCCTTAGAGCAGCGGCACTCTGGTCGCTCTTCCTGTAGCTGTGTAGCCTCGTGTCCGCGCGGGGCTGGGCCGCCCGTCACGCTGTTGCTGGAAGCTCGTCGCCACTGTCACTATGGACACGCACGGAAGTCTTTAAGGACAGTGTCGCTTCTCCCACCAGCGCACAGACCCTCCCAGGCCCTGCCGGCGGGGGCACGAGCACACACACGGTTCCTTTAACCAGACCTCCTGTGGGCACAGAGGCCGTCTGCCTCTTTTATTACAAGCAACACCGTGGTTCTGTTCGTCTAGTCGTTCTTATTACGAGATCCCGGTGCACACTCCGAATTCCGTCTTTGGAATAAATTCATTGAAGTGGAATTCCTAGGTCAATTcttgtgcccattttttaacGTTTTGACACATGTGGCCACACCGCCctcacaagggttccagtttatGCTCACAGATGCTCTTCCTCTGTCAGGTGAAGACTCGCCGGCTTCTCACCATCCAGTTTCGGAGACGCAGCCGGCACCTGCTCCCCCGCTCCCTGCTCCTGCTGCGCGGGGCTCTGCACCCCCTCCGGCCTAAGCGCCTTTCCTCTGTCCGCTGTCCTCGTCTCTCCTGAGCTCTTCCCACCACATTGAAAATGTCGTCTCGtgcatattaaaagaaaacagtttcCTTGGCCTCTGTTAGGGGCTGAACTCCTTCCTCTTAAGGAGAGGAAACTTGGGGCGCAGGAGGTGCGCGCGGAGCGAGGCGAGGACACAGCAGCAGGGCCGCCGGCAGGACCGGGAGAGGACGCACGCGGTTCAAGCGGCGGGTCGGTGGGGCTTCGGAGAGGCCGCAGAGGAGCCAGTCCGACCCCGGACAGACCCCCTCGCGCAGCCGGGCCCCCCAGACAAGGCGGCTCGTGCGCCCGtccgcgccgcccccgccgcaCCTGAGCCGCCTCCGCCAGGTGCGCACCTGCGCCTGCGCCTGCGCGGTGGCGCAGAACCCGCGGGCGGGGCGGCCGTCGCGCTCGCTCCTCCGAGGAAGGGGCGCCAGCTGAGTGTACCCGAGCGGGTGCAGGGTGTTTCTTTACGAGACGTGTACGTGTTGGCGTTTTTTCAAGCTCTCCTAGGAGCGACACACACGTCACAGGCTGTTTGGAAGACACGTGCGGTATCTGGTAAATTTCCTGCGGGTCTTTGGTTGTTTTTCTCTGCAGAGGTTGTTTGCTTGCTGTAGCCCGCAACGCATCGTCTGTCCGATTACTTTGTGtccatcttccttcctctttaGGTGACATTATAACCGTGCCTCCTTGCGCTATGCTCAGGTTATTTCAAAGGAGTAGGTAGCTCACTGATGGCCTGAGTCTcctttcagtttaaaaaaaagtcaaatgtaGGGCAATTTCTAGGGGTGCCTTGGCCTCCATGAGGATTCAAAGCAAGGAGGTCAAGGAGCCAGCCcggatgacctagtggttaaagtttggcttGCTCTGCTCCtatggcctgggtttggttctcaggtgtggaaccacaacccctgtctgtcagtagccatgccgtggtggcggctcacacacaactggaaggacctacaagtagaatatatgactatgtactggggctttggaggggaaaaaggaaaaaaatggaggaagattggcaacagatgttagcttagggcgaatcttcccctgccaaaataaaaaaaggcaaggaagtcAAGAAGCGACCTCCTGACTATGAGCCTggtgccctccccccccccccccccccgcaagaTGTCTAGGTGTGCCACTGAGGGCTCCTCGGAGGTGGCAACAATGCCAAATGCCACTCAGAAAGAAGGTGAGTCAGGCCACAGCTATTTAGCAAGCCCTGACTTGGGCAATGGCTTTGTTGCCCACTTTTAAAGGGACAACCTGGGCTTGGCCAACAGCCTTCTCAGTGGACGTGAGTCAGATGTCCCAAAGAGCAGGGGACACTTTCTTGTGTTTTCCAGACTGAGCAAGCTGGGTCCTTAGACAGTGGGGAGAGGAAGTGAGGGTCCTAATCTTTCCCCTATGCAGAGGCTGGCTCAGGTGCACCATCGCTGCTCCCTTTCTCTGAGTCCTTAAAGTCCAGCTGTCACCCTGTATATGGCCTCTTCTGCTCTGTGACATCCTCCTGTTTTACAAATGGGAAGAGCTGAGGTTCACAGGTGAATGGTGAAGATGAAGCAGCAGGTGACAGGGTCAGAGGAGAAGCTCAAACCCAGCATTGATGCATCGCCTCTCAGCTCCAGACTAGAACCTAAGTCCAGACCCTGTGTATTTTCCCACCCAGGAGACCACGTGGCTCAGGTCACTCAAGGGGACAGAGCCACAGAGTGTGACTCCCTGATGTCCCCTCGCAGTGCCATTGGCAAACACCCGGCTCTCTCTGCTGTGGCTGAGGATTTGCCAGACTTAACTTCTAAGGAGCTCGTGGAGGATGAGGACTCCGCCCGCCCTAGTGGGTCTGTGTGTCCTCAGAGTCATGTTCCCCACTCAGCCCCCTGCAGACCCCACGCTTCCGGTAAACGGTGCTCGGGATGAACAGTGTCCCTATGATGACCCCCCACTCTTAAAGGACAAGAATTGTGTCAAAAATTGAGCACACTCAAGTGCTGCTGGAATTATTCGGGTCTCTTCTTCGGTAGTTTTGAAAGAACGTACAGGCTCCGAGTCCTAATTATGAGCACCTTTGGGgcataaatattcaataatattagttacttctctttctctgaatgGCCTTCGCTCAGCTTTCAGGGCTCAGGGGTGAACCCCGAGGGTTGACGCCCACTAGCTGGGTGATTTCATCTTTCTGGGTCTTATAGTTTCCTCACGTATTAAATGGGAGTAATAGCACCTACCTTGCTGGGTTACTGAAAGGATTAAGTGATTAAATGGGATGATCCAATGACGCACGCCGGGCACCCATCTCCTGCTGACTCCTGGGGTTCGTGGCTGGAGTCTGCTTGACACAGGGGTGCCTAAGGGCCAGTGTCAGTCATTCACACATTCGTGGGGATGAGGCAAAGGTCCCGTGTAAATACGTTTACCAATCCAGGAATGGGAACAAACAAAGCGTATCGGGCTGGAGAAAAGTTTAAAGATCTAAGtaaatggtttaaaataaattattgggatttgtttttcttttttggtgcaTCAGGGTTTGGGAGAGAAACTTTTGAAATTCAGTAAAATTTATTGTAAGACAACGGCCGGTGGGCTTTGAGGTTTATGGGGTCCTGCGGTGTACCACTGTGCTGGCTCCTGGCTGTCGGGCGAGCCCTGTGAGAGCCAGAGGCTGGGTGATGGAGGTGGCAGGCAGAGGCCGGAGCCAGGGAGGATTCTGGTTACAGGACAGTTGCCCTCCTCAGGGCCGGTGACCACCAGCAGACCAGCACCCTCCCGAATTCAGGGTCAGGACAACAGGCAGAGGGTAAACGGCCAAGAAGATGAGTAAatcaaaggggaggaaggagccCATGGGGCTCCTGTCAGGAACGCCGTCAGCTGTCTTTCAGCCGAGGGTTGGGCTCCTTTAGGATTTACTCTTGTGAAAGTTCCTCACAGCTACTGTTTCCTGAAAGGTTCAAGGGGACGAGCTGGGACCAGCTTGGCAGGGGAGCTGCCCTCCTTCACCTGCACTTCAGAGCTGGAGAAGGAAAGATGATTTAATGCCTgttttcaggaatgaaggggttTCTGCCCAGCTCTGCAAGGCCGCAGACAAGCAGACGGCTCCTCCCATGGCAGGAGGGTTGTGTTGGATGGAGGGAGGTTTCTCAGGCAGGGAGCGCGGAGCCTGGGACGAGTTATGGCGTCTCCTCACCTGGACATCCTCAGAGTAAGGCGTACCCCCTCTGACAGGAGCAGGGTGGGTGCTGGAGATGGGGGCTGCCAGCTGGAGGCACGAAACTGCCCTCAGCGACCTTTGAAGGTTGAGTCCAGCCTTCTGAGTCGAGGATAAACCAAGATGGGAAAATTTATGGTTTGGGGGCcgggccggtggcacagcggttaagttcacacattctgcttctcagcggcctgggggttcgccggttcggatcccaggtgtggacatggcaccacttggcacgccatgctgcggtaggcgtcccatatataaagtagaggaagatgggcacggatgtgagctcagggccagtcttcctcagcaaaaagaggaggattggcagcagttagctcagggctaatcttcctcaaaaaaaaatatttatggttttGACATCCATCATGTGACTAAATCAGAGTTGCTGCTAGAgtttgaggagaaagaagattCTGGAGCCTGCTCTGGCTTGATCACTCCCTCAGTCAGGTTTccaaaaggaagcagagaaatcatAAAGCACAGAGTAGCACCCCACAGCGCTCCCCACCCTGTGCATGGAGGGACTGGGGGAGGGAGCAGCGATCAGAACCTGCAAGGAGAAGTGAGCGTATGGGAGCCATCTGGAGAGGATCTGTGACCTGGCCAGGAATGCCACCAGCCAGTGGGGACTGGGGagagagccaggaggagaggTACCCGACACCATCATCCTCCCTCCGCCACCTTCTGTCACACTGCTGACTGGCTCATCCCAGCTGAAAGCCACTAGCTGGTTCTATTCAGTCGAGCCTAGAGCCGGATGCTCAGGATGGTGGCCCAGCACCTTCTCATCCGTATCCATTGAAATTTGGGCCTCTCTCTCAAGGGAGCGAGGGATTACTGCATCCCCTTTCCAGGcgaggaagctgagactcagagaggtgcgATGTCTTCTGTGATGTCATACGGCTCACACCCAGGCCCTTTCAAGCCTTGGCTTCTTTCCACTGTGCAGTGTTGCCCTCCCAGGTGTCAGCGTTCCTCCCCTTAGGGACACACCAGTCCAGGGTTGCAAATAATGCTCGTTGTTATGTGGGTGAGACTGTGCTGGGTGTTCTACACCCATTAATTCAACCCTCTTAATGATCTCATAAGGTAAGTACTATCCTTTCTTGTTgttgtggaggaagattggccctgagctaacatccttgccagtctttctctattttgtatgtgagtcgctgccacagtgtggctgatgagtgctgtaggtccgtgcctgggaaccggACCTGGCCCTCTGAAGTGGAGTCTACTGAACTACCACTAGGTAGTTCACGGGGCTAGCCCCAGGTAAGTACTactcttattcccattttacagatggggaaactgaggcccctaatGTCACAGAactaataaaatgagaaatcGAGATTTCAGCCCAAATGTGTCTGGCCTCAAGCCTTCGACTGTATCTCTTATGCTACTTCTCCTGAGGTTGAGGCAGATGGTGGATGGAGGTTCTCTCAGAATTCACCTAAACGGAGGCCTGGCAAGGACCGGGGAGGGCTCGGGCCTTCAGGACACTGAGGGAATGCTTGACCGCTGCATTTTGGAaacattcactcatttttttagTTTCAGCATCCACATCGCGTGTACAATGTTCCAGGCCACCGCTCACCACTTTACAAACGTCAACTCACACATGGTCGCAACAGCCCTGGGAAGGGGTAAGTGCTGTGAGTTTTATTTCCATCTTaccaatggggaaactgaggcacttgCCAACACCTCAGAGCTAGGAAAACACAGAGCCGGGAATCAACCCAGGCAGTCTTGTCACTGAGTGGCCTTCGATCTCCACGTGGTTCCCCCGCCCCGGCCCTGCACCAGCCCCTGACCTGTCCCGGAGCACGACAGTAAAGGAGCGAGGCTGACAGGCTTCAGTCCTGATCTCTGACTCCATGTAAGGACCACAGCGCCTGCTGTTGGGGTAATAACGCAAGGTGGTACCCGGTTCTGTTTAACCCAAGCTCCACGGCACCTGGGTGTGGAATTGCTCTGTTTGCTTGAATCACAAATGTGTTTTGAAGACTATACCTTTTTAGAGCTGCCATAATGAGaggaaatattaaatttaatggGATAAATCACCTATAGGACTTGGCACGTAACAGAGCGTAACACGCAGCGGCCATTAACGTCCTTTTCAGCCTCCGGCGTGTGCCACCTCTTCCTCTAGTCACGCCTGCGGCCCAGGGCACGTCCTCCCCGTGCCTGCAGGACGCTCTCCACCGCCGTCTCCACACTTCACAGctttcctcctcccccgcccGGCCTGTGACCATGCTCTCCAGCCTCCCGGAGGGCGGACTACCTGCCTGGTCCTGCTGATGGGAGCACGGCCATGTGAGGTGCTCCGGCCAGTGACACGTGAACGGAAGTGGTGCTGTCAGCACAGACGGACCTGTAAGAAGCCCGTGCGCGGCTGTCTCGCGCCTTCCCCCATGCTAACACATCCCCCAGGGGTCCAGGCGGAGCTGCCTCTCACCCGGGAGACTGTAGAGAGACCCCAGGCGAGCGCTGGCAGATTTGCAGAGGATGTGAAGCCGCTGAGACTCTGGACTTGTTTGTGTCACGGCATAGGGCCGATGCTCTAGGGGGTAGGACAGAAGTCCCTAAGGCGCCTGCAGGCCCTGCAATGTCTTGACCTGAAGGTCAAGATGTCTTGtgccctctttcctctcctttcctcctctgcatCCAGACAGGCCCCCTGCAGTGCCCCCAGGTGCCACGCTCCCTCCCCAGAGGGTCCTCGACGTGCTGTTGCCTGCCGGTCCTCCAGTCTCATGGGCATTCGTGGCGATGCCGGTCCCGACAGCCACGGGCTGCCTCCCTGCTGGGGTCACTCGGCTGATGCTAGTTTTGCCCTTGACTGCACATGTCACGAGAACGGTCACCTAGACTTTACtcgctccccaccccagcccctggcagagTCTCTGGCACCTAAcaggcactcaaaaatatttactgagtaaatGACTAATAGAGTCAATATATAGTCATGATTACAGGATGGAAGTTAGAGCCAGATGCCTTGGATTCGAATCCTCCCCTGCCGCTGATTCGCTGTATGATCTGGTATAAATAACCGAagttctctctgcctcagtttcctcatctgtaaatggggataaaaCAGCAGCCATCTCAtagggtggctgtgaggattagGCAGACTCAGACATGTGTGCTGTTTATTCACTCACTGTCTCTGTCTCCAAACCCCCTCCACACTGTTCTGTGGGGCTGGTGGTTTTCTCCCTACATTTTCCAGACTCCGCGGTGCTGGGGGCTCCCGTTAGAGACACT
Proteins encoded:
- the LOC111773638 gene encoding uncharacterized protein translates to MAKIRNYGRGNLGRRRCARSEARTQQQGRRQDRERTHAVQAAGRWGFGEAAEEPVRPRTDPLAQPGPPDKAARAPVRAAPAAPEPPPPGAHLRLRLRGGAEPAGGAAVALAPPRKGRQLSVPERVQGVSLRDVYVLAFFQALLGATHTSQAVWKTRAVSVSASTSRVQCSRPPLTTLQTSTHTWSQQPWEGPPACATSSSSHACGPGHVLPVPAGRSPPPSPHFTAFLLPRPACDHALQPPGGRTTCLVLLMGARPCEVLRPVTRERKWCCQHRRTCKKPVRGCLAPSPMLTHPPGVQAELPLTRETVERPQASAGRFAEDVKPLRLWTCLCHGIGPML